A portion of the Oenanthe melanoleuca isolate GR-GAL-2019-014 unplaced genomic scaffold, OMel1.0 S044, whole genome shotgun sequence genome contains these proteins:
- the LOC130266443 gene encoding olfactory receptor 14J1-like: MCYDRYVSICKPLHYGTLLGSRACAHMAAAAWASGFLNALLHTANTFSLPLCHGNALGQFFCEIPHILKLSCSHSNLREVWLIMISVCLGFSCFVFILFSYVQIFRVVLRIPSEQGRHKAFSTCLPHLAVVSVFISTAVFAYLKPPSISSPSLDLAVSGLYSVVPPVLNPVIYSLRNQELKAAVWTMMTGWFKKQ, encoded by the coding sequence atgtgctacgaccgctacgtgtccatctgcaaacccctgcactacgggaccctcctgggcagcagagcttgtgcccacatggcagcagctgcctgggccagtggctttctcaatgctctgctgcacacagccaatacattttccctgcccctgtgccatggcaatgccctgggccagttcttctgtgaaatcccacacatcctcaagctctcctgctcacactccaACCTCAGGGAAGTTTGGCTTATCATGATTAGTGTTTGTTTAGGATTTagttgttttgtgttcattcttttctcttatgtgcagatcttcagggttgtgctgaggatcccctctgagcagggacggcacaaagccttttccacctgcctccctcacctggctgtggtctctgTTTTcatcagcactgcagtgtttgcctacctgaagcccccctccatctcctccccatccctggatctggcaGTTTCAGGTCTGTACTCGGTGGTGCCTCCAGTCCTGAACCCCgtcatctacagcctgaggaaccaggagctcaaggctGCAGTGTGGACAATGATGACTGGATGGTTTAAGAAACAGTAA